The Thioalkalivibrio thiocyanodenitrificans ARhD 1 genome window below encodes:
- a CDS encoding Lrp/AsnC family transcriptional regulator, with amino-acid sequence MELSPLEKHLLNDFQHHLPLSPRPYADMAAQLGVSEEEVLSALARLHEQGLVSRVGAVFRPHSIGASTLAAMAVPPERLEAVAGLINGYPNVNHNYEREHAYNLWFVVTARDEDELCAVLEDMESRTGIPILALPLLEDYHIDLGFDLRWT; translated from the coding sequence GTGGAACTCTCACCCCTGGAGAAGCACCTGCTCAACGACTTCCAGCACCATCTGCCGCTCAGTCCGCGGCCCTATGCGGACATGGCCGCGCAACTGGGGGTCAGCGAGGAGGAAGTCCTCTCCGCCCTTGCGCGGCTTCATGAACAGGGGCTGGTGAGCCGGGTAGGCGCGGTGTTCCGGCCCCACAGTATCGGTGCCAGCACCCTGGCCGCCATGGCGGTGCCGCCGGAGCGGCTCGAGGCGGTGGCCGGGCTCATCAACGGTTACCCGAACGTCAATCACAACTACGAGCGAGAACACGCGTACAACCTGTGGTTCGTGGTGACCGCCAGGGACGAGGACGAACTGTGCGCGGTGCTCGAGGACATGGAGAGCCGCACGGGCATTCCCATCCTCGCCCTGCCGTTGCTCGAGGATTATCACATCGACCTGGGGTTCGACCTGCGATGGACATGA
- the ahbB gene encoding siroheme decarboxylase subunit beta, with the protein MNRFRNHLRGIRGRVGSLDRTDIALIGAIEKGLALTPRPYAEIARRLGLSEQQVVDRLAALRDRGVIKRLGVVVRHRELGYRANAMVVWDVPDDRVAELGPRFSRYDFVTLCYRRPRQLPEWPYNLFCMIHGKSHDEVRARIVQLVQECGLRSVDHEVLFSRRRFKQCGARYHGSDAPRPTCEAGYGT; encoded by the coding sequence ATGAACCGGTTCAGGAACCATCTGCGAGGCATTCGCGGGCGGGTCGGGTCGCTGGACCGCACCGACATCGCGCTGATCGGGGCCATCGAGAAGGGCCTGGCGCTCACGCCCCGGCCCTATGCGGAGATCGCCCGCCGGCTCGGGCTGAGCGAACAGCAGGTGGTGGATCGCCTGGCGGCGTTGCGCGACCGCGGTGTGATCAAGCGTCTGGGCGTGGTGGTGCGCCACCGGGAACTGGGCTACCGGGCCAACGCCATGGTGGTCTGGGACGTGCCGGACGACAGAGTGGCCGAGCTGGGGCCGCGCTTCAGCCGCTATGACTTCGTCACTCTGTGTTACCGGCGGCCCCGCCAGCTGCCGGAATGGCCTTACAACCTGTTCTGCATGATCCACGGCAAGTCCCATGACGAGGTGCGGGCGCGCATCGTGCAACTGGTGCAGGAATGCGGCCTGCGGTCCGTCGACCACGAGGTGCTGTTCAGCCGCCGCCGCTTCAAACAGTGCGGTGCGCGCTATCACGGCAGCGATGCGCCCCGGCCGACGTGCGAGGCGGGCTATGGCACATGA
- a CDS encoding Lrp/AsnC family transcriptional regulator — MAHEAPAGALDALDRQIINTLQDGFPICERPYAQVAARLGTDEQTLIGRLGRLLDERFLTRFGPMYQAERLGGAFSLVAMRVPAGDFERVAGIVNGFTEVAHNYEREHAFNMWFVLATETPQAIAEVLERIEQASGYPCYNMPKLEEYYVRLKLPV; from the coding sequence ATGGCACATGAGGCCCCCGCCGGTGCACTGGACGCCCTGGACCGGCAGATCATCAACACGCTGCAGGACGGATTCCCGATCTGCGAGCGGCCCTACGCGCAGGTGGCGGCTCGACTGGGCACCGACGAGCAGACCCTGATCGGGCGTCTCGGGCGCCTGCTGGATGAACGTTTCCTGACCCGCTTCGGTCCCATGTATCAGGCGGAGCGCCTCGGGGGCGCGTTCTCCCTGGTGGCCATGCGCGTGCCTGCCGGAGACTTCGAGCGCGTCGCAGGCATCGTCAACGGATTCACCGAGGTGGCCCACAACTACGAGCGCGAGCACGCGTTCAACATGTGGTTTGTGCTCGCCACCGAGACCCCGCAGGCCATCGCCGAGGTGCTCGAACGCATCGAGCAGGCCAGCGGTTATCCCTGCTACAACATGCCCAAGCTCGAGGAGTATTACGTGAGGCTCAAGTTGCCCGTCTGA
- the ahbB gene encoding siroheme decarboxylase subunit beta, which yields MNRATSQPTPPSRPDDEAPIDALDRALIVATQSGLPLVPEPYHALAGELGVDAQEVMDRLRSMQERGIIRRIAAVPNHYRLGFTHNGMSVWNVPDDRIGELGPRVGALDFVSHCYHRPRHPPHWPYNLFAMVHADSREEAERKVCIISELLGPDDLGHEVLFSRRILKKTGLRLTA from the coding sequence ATGAACCGCGCGACATCACAACCGACCCCGCCCTCGCGGCCGGATGACGAGGCCCCCATCGACGCCCTGGACCGGGCGTTGATCGTCGCCACCCAGTCCGGCCTGCCATTGGTCCCGGAGCCGTATCATGCGCTGGCCGGGGAGCTGGGCGTCGACGCGCAGGAGGTCATGGACCGGCTGCGCAGCATGCAGGAACGGGGCATCATCCGGCGCATCGCCGCGGTGCCCAACCACTACCGGCTGGGATTCACCCACAACGGCATGAGCGTGTGGAATGTGCCCGACGACCGCATCGGCGAACTGGGCCCCCGGGTGGGGGCCCTGGATTTCGTCAGCCACTGCTATCACCGGCCGAGACATCCGCCGCACTGGCCCTACAACCTGTTCGCCATGGTGCATGCGGACAGCCGCGAGGAGGCCGAGCGCAAGGTGTGCATCATCTCCGAACTGCTGGGGCCGGACGATCTGGGCCACGAGGTGCTGTTCAGCCGGCGCATCCTCAAGAAAACCGGCCTGCGACTGACGGCCTGA
- the nirJ gene encoding heme d1 biosynthesis radical SAM protein NirJ gives MFRISQYMRELHSLVEGADAVLPPHRRPPGPVVIWNLIRRCNLTCKHCYSISADKDFPGELSTQEVFTVMDDLKGFGVPVLILSGGEPLLRRDIFEVSQRAKAMGFYVGLSTNGTLITRDNIGPIAEVGYDYVGISIDGIEETHDHFRRRKGAFEESMNGIRLCRENGIKVGMRFTITMDNAHELPELLALMEREDVDKFYLSHLNYAGRGNRNRKDDAFHQVTRQAMDLLFDTCWQDVRAGRHREFVTGNNDADGVYLLFWVARHYPEHLDYMRARLEQWGGNSSGVNIANIDNLGNVHPDTFWWDYNLGNVRERPFSDIWQDTRDPLMAGLKAAPRPLKGRCAECAYRSVCGGNTRVRAWQLTGDPWQEDPACYLTDEEIGVSGTGERLQMFPYSRRSIPEKYDFR, from the coding sequence ATGTTTAGAATCAGCCAGTACATGCGCGAACTCCACAGCCTGGTCGAGGGCGCCGACGCGGTCTTGCCGCCCCACCGCCGGCCCCCGGGGCCGGTGGTGATCTGGAATCTCATCCGGCGCTGCAATCTCACCTGCAAGCACTGCTACTCCATCTCGGCGGACAAGGACTTCCCGGGCGAGCTGAGCACGCAGGAGGTGTTCACGGTGATGGACGACCTCAAGGGCTTCGGCGTGCCGGTGCTGATCCTCTCCGGCGGCGAGCCGCTGCTGCGACGGGACATCTTCGAGGTCTCGCAACGCGCCAAGGCCATGGGTTTCTACGTGGGCCTTTCCACCAACGGGACGCTCATCACCCGCGACAACATCGGGCCCATCGCCGAGGTGGGCTACGATTACGTGGGCATCAGCATCGACGGCATCGAGGAGACCCATGATCACTTCCGTCGGCGCAAGGGGGCGTTCGAGGAGTCCATGAACGGCATCCGCCTGTGCCGGGAGAACGGCATCAAGGTGGGCATGCGCTTCACCATCACCATGGACAATGCCCACGAACTTCCCGAACTGCTCGCCCTGATGGAGCGCGAGGACGTGGACAAGTTCTACCTGTCGCATCTGAACTACGCCGGACGCGGCAACCGCAACCGCAAGGACGATGCCTTTCACCAGGTCACCCGCCAGGCCATGGACCTGCTGTTCGACACCTGCTGGCAGGATGTCCGGGCCGGGCGCCACCGGGAGTTCGTCACCGGCAACAACGACGCGGACGGCGTGTACCTGCTGTTCTGGGTGGCGCGCCACTATCCCGAGCATCTTGACTACATGCGCGCCCGGCTCGAGCAGTGGGGCGGCAACTCCAGCGGCGTGAACATCGCCAACATCGACAACCTGGGCAACGTCCACCCGGACACCTTCTGGTGGGACTACAACCTGGGCAATGTGCGCGAGCGCCCCTTCTCAGACATCTGGCAGGACACCCGCGACCCGCTCATGGCGGGGCTCAAGGCCGCGCCCCGGCCGCTCAAGGGGCGCTGCGCCGAATGCGCGTACCGGTCGGTGTGCGGCGGCAACACACGGGTCAGGGCCTGGCAGCTGACCGGCGACCCGTGGCAGGAGGATCCGGCCTGTTACCTCACCGACGAGGAGATCGGCGTCAGCGGCACGGGCGAGCGGCTGCAGATGTTCCCCTACTCGCGCCGCAGCATCCCGGAGAAGTATGACTTTCGATGA
- a CDS encoding nitrite reductase, producing the protein MRKLPLRHVVAALLCAVALLLISSPGLSAEAKRLYEQHCASCHSADRLGGMGPALLPENLRRLRPDAATEVIADGRIATQMPGFSHELDAEQISLLVDFIYEPLAEMPVWGMAEMDASRVVHHERSELSDTPLFDADPLNLFIVVELGDHHASLLDGDSLEVLTRFPTRYALHGGPKYEPDGRFVYFASRDGWISKFDVYNMKTVAEIRAGINTRNVAVSGDGRYLLVGNYLPHSAVLLDAGDLTPLKILEARDAEGTSSRVSAVYTAAPRESFIVALRDVAEVWEIGYGTPGFPLRRIELDDYLDDFFFDPGYRHLIGAARNANNAQVVNLDEGLKVAELDLTGLPHLGSGISWEYRGRPVLATPNLREGQVSVIDMQEWKIIERIDTLGPGFFMRSHGDSPYAWVDVFFGPNRDAVHIIDKNTLEIVRTLRPAPGKTAAHVEYDRHGRYAILSIWDDDGAIVIYDGDTLEEVKRIPMKRPSGKYNVYNKTRLDPGTSH; encoded by the coding sequence ATGCGCAAGCTCCCTCTACGTCACGTTGTTGCCGCGCTGTTGTGCGCGGTGGCTCTCCTGTTGATCTCGTCGCCGGGCCTCTCGGCGGAGGCCAAGCGGCTCTACGAGCAGCACTGTGCCAGTTGTCATTCCGCCGACCGGCTCGGCGGCATGGGCCCCGCGCTGTTGCCGGAGAACCTGCGGCGCCTGCGCCCGGACGCTGCCACCGAGGTGATCGCCGACGGCCGCATTGCCACCCAGATGCCGGGCTTTTCGCACGAACTGGATGCCGAACAGATCAGCCTGCTGGTGGACTTCATCTACGAACCCCTGGCCGAGATGCCCGTCTGGGGGATGGCGGAGATGGACGCCTCCCGGGTGGTGCACCATGAGCGCAGTGAGCTCAGTGATACGCCGCTGTTCGACGCCGATCCCCTGAACCTGTTCATCGTGGTGGAGCTGGGCGACCATCACGCGAGCCTGCTGGACGGCGACAGCCTGGAGGTGCTCACCCGCTTCCCCACCCGCTACGCGCTGCACGGCGGCCCCAAGTACGAGCCCGACGGGCGTTTTGTCTACTTCGCCTCACGCGACGGCTGGATCAGCAAATTCGACGTCTACAACATGAAGACCGTGGCCGAGATCCGCGCCGGCATCAACACCCGCAACGTGGCCGTCTCCGGCGACGGCCGTTATCTGCTGGTGGGCAACTATCTGCCCCACAGCGCCGTGCTGCTGGATGCCGGGGACCTCACCCCCCTGAAGATCCTGGAGGCGCGCGACGCGGAGGGAACCTCGTCGCGGGTCAGCGCCGTCTACACGGCCGCGCCGCGCGAGAGCTTCATCGTCGCGCTCAGGGATGTGGCCGAGGTGTGGGAGATCGGCTACGGGACACCCGGGTTCCCCCTGCGGCGCATCGAACTGGACGACTACCTGGACGACTTCTTCTTCGACCCCGGTTACCGGCACCTGATCGGCGCGGCGCGCAATGCCAACAACGCCCAGGTGGTCAACCTGGACGAGGGGCTCAAGGTGGCCGAACTGGATCTCACCGGCTTGCCGCACCTGGGTTCCGGGATCAGCTGGGAGTACCGCGGCCGTCCGGTGCTCGCAACCCCCAACCTTCGGGAGGGGCAGGTCAGCGTCATCGACATGCAGGAATGGAAGATCATCGAGCGCATCGACACCCTGGGCCCGGGTTTCTTCATGCGCAGCCATGGCGACTCGCCCTATGCCTGGGTGGATGTCTTCTTCGGCCCGAACAGGGACGCGGTGCACATCATCGACAAGAACACCCTGGAGATCGTGCGCACCCTGCGCCCGGCGCCCGGCAAGACCGCCGCGCACGTGGAATACGACCGCCACGGGCGCTACGCCATCCTGAGCATCTGGGACGACGACGGCGCAATCGTGATCTACGACGGCGACACTCTGGAGGAGGTCAAGCGCATTCCCATGAAGCGCCCGTCCGGCAAGTACAACGTCTACAACAAGACGCGCCTCGACCCCGGTACCAGTCATTGA